The following are encoded in a window of Kitasatospora fiedleri genomic DNA:
- a CDS encoding alpha/beta hydrolase, producing MLVLVHGGLWDEPVDAAVFWDRPGVTAGLRAAGADVLAPDRAMRAGSWAAEAEHLAAALPDGPPVVLVAGSNGCSAALRLALAAPGRVRSLVLAWPATAGDERLDALIRAAVPEAAGLLAGGVLRGVTDAELAGLRLPVAVLPAAPENPVHRRRTADALLALVPGAVELPGCPEPPHPAFRPEPLIAALTGWTG from the coding sequence GTGCTCGTGCTGGTGCACGGCGGGCTGTGGGACGAGCCGGTGGACGCTGCGGTGTTCTGGGACCGGCCCGGGGTGACGGCGGGGCTGCGGGCGGCGGGGGCCGACGTGCTCGCGCCCGACCGGGCGATGCGGGCCGGGAGCTGGGCGGCCGAGGCGGAGCACCTGGCGGCGGCGCTGCCGGACGGGCCGCCGGTCGTCCTGGTCGCGGGCTCCAACGGCTGCTCGGCGGCCCTCCGGCTGGCCCTGGCGGCCCCCGGACGGGTCCGGTCCCTGGTCCTGGCCTGGCCGGCCACGGCGGGCGACGAACGGCTGGACGCACTGATCCGGGCGGCCGTGCCGGAGGCGGCCGGGCTGCTGGCCGGCGGGGTGCTGCGCGGTGTCACCGACGCGGAACTGGCCGGGCTGCGGCTGCCGGTGGCGGTCCTGCCCGCGGCCCCGGAGAACCCCGTCCACCGGCGCCGCACGGCGGACGCGCTGCTGGCCCTGGTCCCCGGCGCGGTGGAGCTGCCCGGCTGCCCGGAGCCGCCGCACCCGGCCTTCCGGCCGGAACCGCTGATCGCCGCGCTGACTGGGTGGACCGGCTGA
- a CDS encoding 3-hydroxyacyl-CoA dehydrogenase NAD-binding domain-containing protein → MSTTELLQRAAELFPGEVVTTAHVRHLDLPLQAGKLALITLDNGFDHTKPTTFGPGSLAKLSAALDQVEAEAAAGEVVAVAITGKPFIFAVGADLKGVEILTEHSDALAIGKGGHDVFKRIAALPVPSFAYYNGAAMGGGVEVGLHCGYRTVSAGVPAFSLPEVFLGLVPGWGGCTLLPNLIGPAKAVKVIIENSMAQNKQLKGKEVFELGIADAIFEPADFLEQSLLWTAKVLKGDVVVEREEFDRGKAWDDAVLWGRWVADAKVHGAAPAAYKALDIIQQVKDGDLQAGFDAEDAALADLIMSGELRAGLYAFNLVQRRAKRPFGAPDKSLARPVTKVGVVGAGLMASQLALLFARRLEVPVVLTDIDQARIDKGVGYVHAEVDKLLEKGRIGKDKANKLKGLVSGHLDKAVAFGDADFVIEAVFEEMGVKQKVFAELEAVVSPTTVLATNTSSLSVTEMASKLQHPERVVGFHFFNPVAILPLLEIVRAERTDDASLATAFGVARKLKKTAVLTKDAPAFVVNRILTRFMGEIQNIIDEGTPFETVEAAVKPLGLPMSPIALLELVGPAIALHVSETLHGAFPDRFSVSANLGKVVEAGKRGFYVWQDGAQVLDPEVLALLSFGDTVLTEEQVRARALEAVAQEIGLMLDEGVVGEAQDIDLCMITGAGWPFHLGGITPYLDREGVSERVNGKKFLAPGLASVPA, encoded by the coding sequence ATGAGCACCACTGAACTGCTGCAGCGCGCCGCCGAACTGTTCCCCGGCGAGGTCGTCACCACCGCGCACGTGCGCCACCTGGACCTGCCGCTGCAGGCCGGCAAGCTGGCCCTGATCACCCTGGACAACGGCTTCGACCACACCAAGCCGACCACCTTCGGCCCGGGCTCGCTGGCCAAGCTCTCCGCGGCGCTGGACCAGGTCGAGGCGGAGGCCGCCGCGGGCGAGGTGGTCGCGGTCGCGATCACCGGCAAGCCGTTCATCTTCGCGGTCGGCGCCGACCTCAAGGGCGTCGAGATCCTCACCGAGCACTCCGACGCGCTGGCCATCGGCAAGGGCGGCCACGACGTCTTCAAGCGGATCGCCGCGCTGCCCGTCCCGTCCTTCGCCTACTACAACGGCGCGGCGATGGGCGGCGGCGTCGAGGTCGGCCTGCACTGCGGCTACCGGACCGTCAGCGCGGGCGTCCCGGCGTTCTCGCTGCCCGAGGTCTTCCTCGGCCTGGTGCCCGGCTGGGGCGGCTGCACCCTGCTGCCGAACCTGATCGGCCCCGCCAAGGCGGTCAAGGTCATCATCGAGAACTCGATGGCGCAGAACAAGCAGCTCAAGGGCAAGGAGGTGTTCGAGCTCGGCATCGCGGACGCGATCTTCGAGCCGGCCGACTTCCTGGAGCAGTCGCTGCTGTGGACCGCCAAGGTGCTCAAGGGCGACGTGGTCGTCGAGCGCGAGGAGTTCGACCGCGGCAAGGCGTGGGACGACGCCGTGCTGTGGGGCCGCTGGGTCGCCGACGCCAAGGTGCACGGGGCCGCCCCGGCCGCGTACAAGGCGCTGGACATCATCCAGCAGGTCAAGGACGGCGACCTGCAGGCCGGCTTCGACGCGGAGGACGCCGCGCTCGCCGACCTGATCATGAGCGGCGAGCTGCGCGCCGGGCTGTACGCCTTCAACCTGGTGCAGCGCCGCGCCAAGCGGCCGTTCGGCGCGCCGGACAAGTCGCTGGCCCGCCCGGTCACCAAGGTCGGCGTGGTCGGCGCCGGCCTGATGGCCTCCCAGCTGGCGCTGCTGTTCGCGCGCCGGCTGGAGGTGCCGGTGGTGCTCACCGACATCGACCAGGCGCGGATCGACAAGGGCGTGGGCTACGTCCACGCCGAGGTCGACAAGCTGCTGGAGAAGGGCCGGATCGGCAAGGACAAGGCCAACAAGCTCAAGGGCCTGGTCTCCGGCCACCTCGACAAGGCCGTCGCGTTCGGCGACGCGGACTTCGTGATCGAGGCCGTGTTCGAGGAGATGGGCGTCAAGCAGAAGGTGTTCGCGGAGCTGGAGGCGGTGGTCTCGCCGACCACCGTGCTGGCCACCAACACCTCCTCGCTCTCGGTCACCGAGATGGCCTCCAAGCTCCAGCACCCGGAGCGCGTGGTCGGCTTCCACTTCTTCAACCCGGTCGCGATCCTCCCGCTGCTGGAGATCGTCCGGGCCGAGCGGACCGACGACGCCTCGCTGGCCACCGCGTTCGGGGTCGCCCGGAAGCTGAAGAAGACCGCGGTGCTCACCAAGGACGCCCCGGCGTTCGTGGTCAACCGCATCCTGACCCGCTTCATGGGCGAGATCCAGAACATCATCGACGAGGGCACCCCGTTCGAGACCGTCGAGGCCGCGGTGAAGCCGCTCGGCCTGCCGATGTCCCCGATCGCCCTGCTCGAACTGGTCGGCCCCGCGATCGCCCTGCACGTCTCCGAGACCCTGCACGGCGCGTTCCCGGACCGGTTCTCCGTCTCGGCGAACCTCGGCAAGGTGGTCGAGGCCGGCAAGCGCGGCTTCTACGTCTGGCAGGACGGCGCGCAGGTCCTCGACCCCGAGGTGCTGGCGCTGCTCTCCTTCGGCGACACCGTCCTCACCGAGGAGCAGGTGCGCGCCCGCGCGCTGGAGGCCGTCGCCCAGGAGATCGGCCTGATGCTGGACGAGGGCGTGGTCGGCGAGGCCCAGGACATCGACCTCTGTATGATCACCGGCGCCGGCTGGCCGTTCCACCTCGGCGGCATCACCCCGTACCTCGACCGCGAGGGCGTCTCCGAGCGCGTCAACGGCAAGAAGTTCCTGGCCCCGGGCCTGGCTTCGGTCCCCGCCTGA